GAAAGTGAACATACCCCATACTCATCTTGCACATGAGAAGTCTGACCAAAATTGGATGGTTGTCAAAGGAGACAAGATTAACTTCCCAGGTGGAGGCACACATTTTCACTATGGGGCTGATAAGTATATTGCATCAATGGCTAATGTAAGGCAGTTACTTGGGTTTTGTACAAATGATCTATATGTTATTCTTCATTCACTGATTTTATCCTCGAAATTTCAGATGCTTAACTATCCGAACAACGTTTTGAACAACGGTGGAAAGCTAAGGACAGTTTTTGATGTTGGTTGTGGTGTTGCGAGCTTTGGTGGTTATCTTCTATCATTGGATATCCTCACAATGTCATTGGCTCCAAATGATGTTCATCAGAACCAAATCCAATTTGCTCTTGAGAGAGGGATTCCAGCCTCCCTTGGTGTGTTAGGGACAAAGAGGCTCCCATACCCAAGCAGATCTTTTGAACTTTCTCACTGTTCACGTTGCAGAATCGATTGGCTTCAAAGGGATGGGATTCTTCTCTTGGAGCTAGACAGAGTACTCAGGCCTGGTGGTTATTTTGCATATTCATCTCCAGAAGCATATGCACAAGATGAAGAGGACCTCAAAATCTGGAGAGAAATGAGTGCTCTTGTAGAGCGTATGTGTTGGAAGATAGCAGCAAAAAGGAACCAAACTGTTATTTGGCAGAAACCTATGACAAATGATTGTTATCTGGAAAGAGAACCTGGAACTCAACCTCCTCTTTGCCGTTCTGATAGTGACCCTGATGCTGTGTGGGGCGTGAACATGGAAGCCTGCATCACTCCTTACAGTGACCGTAAGTTTTCAAGCTTCTGCtcacttttttaatatatttcctaaattaAGTTTGTGATAGCAAACTGAAAACTTCTTTGGCTTTACCTTAGATGACCACAAAGCCAAGGGAAGTGGATTAGCTCCATGGCCGGCTCGGTTAACTTCTCCTCCTCCTAGGCTTGCTGATTTTGGATATTCAACTGGCATGTTTGAGAAGGACACGGTATATAGAAACTCATAAGTTCTGTTTAAACTTGCAACTGACAAACTAAGAACATGGGCTAATTAGTCACTCACATCATTATGTTACTTATTTGTACAGGAACTTTGGAGGCAGAGAGTGGATACTTATTGGGATCTATTGAGTCCTAGAACCGAATCAGATACAGTGAGAAACATAATGGACATGAAAGCGAGCATGGGATCCTTTGCTGCTGCTctgaaagaaaaagatgtcTGGGTAATGAATGTTGTTCCTGAGGACGGACCTAACACACTTAAACTGATATATGACAGAGGTTTGATGGGGGCCATTCATAGCTGGTCAGTTTAAAATCAAAATGACACATTGCGTCTACACCAAATCTGAAATCTTTAGCATGTTTTGTGGTTTTAATTATTCGGTTTCAACATTCCACAGGTGTGAAGCATTCTCGACATATCCAAGGACATATGATCTCCTCCATGCTTGGGACATTCTATCAGATATCCATAAAAAAGGGTGTAGTGAAGTGGATTTGTTACTGGAGATGGATAGAATACTGCGCCCGAGCGGGTTTGTAATCATAAGGGATAAACAAAGAGTGGTGGATTTAGTGAAGAAGTATCTAAAGGCTTTGCATTGGGAGGAAGTAGGGGCCAAgacagattcagattcagatcaAGATTCAGACAATGTTGTATTCATTGTCCAGAAGAAGCTATGGTTGACTAGTGACAGCCTTAGAGATATGGAGTGATGAAGCCACACAACACAGTACACGGACACGGACATTACAACCAagaaattttcattattttagcaaacatttattattaacgttgttttttttttttataactattgTTCTTTCTTTACATTCTTATTAATGTTTGTATGATTTGGCAGAGAAAACTCGTTAAAGTAAAGATCGATACAAAAACTgcaaattctttttatttgttatggtttaagggtttttaattgaaaattagCATGTag
The sequence above is a segment of the Camelina sativa cultivar DH55 chromosome 10, Cs, whole genome shotgun sequence genome. Coding sequences within it:
- the LOC104719007 gene encoding probable methyltransferase PMT3, whose product is MRGRSDGGQKKKVIALVCIAAVVLVFVYLFYGSSDHRASAIEYGRKLGLGGDDDEIKQDDTSSSFSLEDGFTPRSFPVCDDRHSELIPCLDRNLIYQMRLKLDLSLMEHYERHCPPAERRFNCLIPPPNGYKVPIKWPKSRDEVWKVNIPHTHLAHEKSDQNWMVVKGDKINFPGGGTHFHYGADKYIASMANMLNYPNNVLNNGGKLRTVFDVGCGVASFGGYLLSLDILTMSLAPNDVHQNQIQFALERGIPASLGVLGTKRLPYPSRSFELSHCSRCRIDWLQRDGILLLELDRVLRPGGYFAYSSPEAYAQDEEDLKIWREMSALVERMCWKIAAKRNQTVIWQKPMTNDCYLEREPGTQPPLCRSDSDPDAVWGVNMEACITPYSDHDHKAKGSGLAPWPARLTSPPPRLADFGYSTGMFEKDTELWRQRVDTYWDLLSPRTESDTVRNIMDMKASMGSFAAALKEKDVWVMNVVPEDGPNTLKLIYDRGLMGAIHSWCEAFSTYPRTYDLLHAWDILSDIHKKGCSEVDLLLEMDRILRPSGFVIIRDKQRVVDLVKKYLKALHWEEVGAKTDSDSDQDSDNVVFIVQKKLWLTSDSLRDME